A region of the Methylomagnum ishizawai genome:
CCATGGCTTCCAGGCAATCGCCCGCTTCCTGCAACAGCGCGGCCAATTCGGCACCGGGCGTGGCTTTGCGCTGGTACAGGGCTTCGAGGATATCTTCCAGGGCGTGGGTCAGGGTGGCGATGCCGCGGATGCCGACCAGATGGCCCGAGCCCTTGAGGGTGTGGGCGATGCGCTGGGCGGTGCGGATATCGTCCAAACGCCCCAGTTCGGCGATACGGCGGAGGGCGGCGGAGAATTCGGCGCTTTGCCGGGGCAGGACATCCAGCAGGGTGTCCAGCAAATCCCGGTTGACCGCTTCGGGAATCGCCAGCGACAGGTCCGCCGGGGTGAAGGCGGCGGCGGGCGGTTCCACCGGGGAAACCGCGGCGATCCGTATCCGCTCTAATCCCGCTTGGAGTGGAGCGGCTTCCGCTGCCGGCAGGGGATAGGGCCAGCGCTGGTCTTGCAGCGCCGCGACCAGTGCCGCCGCCGTGTCCGGGTGGTCGGGGTGGTCCAGCCAGGTGCCGAAATGCCCGGCCCAATCGGTCAGCGGCCCGGCCAGGGCGGGGTCGGCGTCCAGGTTGGCGAGTACCGCTTCGACGATCTGGCCGCCCGCTTCCATTCCCAGCACCGCCAAGGCCCGCGCCAAGGGTTCCAGCCACGCCGCCAAGGTGGCCGCGCCGGTTTCCAGGGCTTCGGGACTGGAGCCGGGCGCGGCGAATTTGGCGGCTTCGGCGGCGAAGGCCGGAGCCAGTTCCCGCCATTCCCGCGCCAGCAGATCCAAGGCCGCGGCGGGCACCGCCAAAGGCGGCGCGGGCGGGCTGGATCCTGGATATCCGTCCAGGCCGTCGGGGTCCGCGAGCAGCGCGGTGAGCATGGCGGACCTCCTAGGCGGCTTCGGGCAGCTTGAAAACCCGTACCGTGTCGAGCAATTGCCGGGCGCGTTCGGTCATGCGGTCGGTGGCGCGGGTTTGTTCTTCCAACTGGCGGGTGGTGGCCTGGGTACGGCCATGCACTTGGCGGGCTTGGTCCTGGAGCCTGAGCATGGTTTCGATCTGCCTTTGGGTGTCGGCGGCGATCTGGCGGATGGAGGCGATGAGTTCGGCGGTGGCTTCCTGGGTGTCGCGCATGTGTTCGCCCGCCGCCTCCGCCCGGCGCGAGCCTTCCACCACCTGGCCGATCAAGGTGTTGATGGTCGCCACCACGTCGGCCATTTCGGTTTGCACGTTGCGGATCAGGGCGTCGATCTGGGTGGTGGCCTCGCGCGAATTCTCGGCCAGCCGCTGCACCTCGTCGGCCACGACCATGAAGCCGCGCCCGGCCTCGCCCGCCGCCGCCGCGTGCATACTGGCGTTGAGGGCCAGGAAATGGGTGCGCTCGGCGATGCCGCCCACCAGGTTGACCGCGCCGCCGATTTCCTGGGTGCGTTCGCCCAGCCGCTTGATGCGCTTTTCCGCCTCGTGGATGGCCTCGCGGATATGGCCGATGCCGGTCACGGTCTGGCCCACGCTGGCGAGGGCGGAATCGGTCTTGGCGCTGGCGTTGCCGGTCGAGGCGTCGGCGGCCTGGGCCAGTTGGGCGATGTGGTGCATGGTGGCCACCGCCTCGGCGAGTTCCGTCACCGTGCGCTCGATTTCGCGGCGTTCCAGGGCGGCCTCCTCCATCACCCGGTGGGCGTGGTCCTTCACCACGCCGGAAGTCCGGTCCACCTCCGCCGAGGTGTCGGTCACCGAGCGCAGCACCTTCACCATCTCCTGGCTCAACAGGTTAAGCGCGTCCGCCACCGGCCCGGCGATATCCTCCGTTACCGGCACCCGCACCGAAAGATCGTGGCGGCTGAGTTCCGACACCGCCTTCAACAATTGCACCACCGAGCGGTTGAGCCGCTTGTTGTCGGCTTCGGTCTGGGCCAGGCTGGCGACCCGCTCGTCCAAGAGCTTATCCAGGGCGCGGGCGAATTCGCCCAGTTCGTCGGCGCTGGCGAGTCCGGCGCGGGCGCTGTAATCGCCCGCGTCGAGCCGGGCCACGGTATCCGCCAAACGCCGCACCGGCCGCGCGATGCTCAGCGACACCAGCAGCAACAAGCCGGTGGCGGCCAGGGCGGTCAAGGCCATGGCGACGACGAACACCCAAGTGGCGAACCGGCTATCCGCCTTCACCCGCTGGGCGCTGTCCTCGCGGTATCGGTCCTTGAGGGCGATCAAACGCTCGATCATCGGCACCATGCGGTCCACGGTGGCGCGGGTGGCGAGTTGCTCCTCGACCCGGCGTTTGACGGTGGTGGCGGCTTGGCGGAACACCTCGTCGTAGCGGTTGAAGGCCGTCCGCGTGGCCGGATCGGCGGCTTCCAAGGCCGGACGCAGGCTTTTGGCGGCTTGCTCGTAAGCTTTCCAATCGGCCTCGTTCACGTTTTGCAGATAATCGGCTTCGTAGCGGCGGACTTCGAGGAATTTCAGCAGGGCCGGGTTTTTATCGCGGAGGAGTTGGTTTTCCAGGGTTTGGGTGGCTTTGTGCAATTCGCCGCGCAGCCCCGAACCCGAAGTCATGCCATAGGCGACGATGGCATCGGCATTGCGGTGGAAAGTGGCTTGGTATTCCCCCAGGACAACCGCGATTTGCTTGAGGATATCGCGGTCGGAATCCTGGATTTCCACCCGGAGTTTCTCCAGGTAATCGCGGGCCGACTTCAGATAGGCGTCGTATTTTTCCAGGTATTCCAATTTGTACAGGGTTTGGAAATCGCGGGTTTGCCGCCGGGCGTATTCCGTGGCCTTGCTGAATTCGACGACGTGGTTGCCGAAGGTTTCGATCCGGGCGGCGCGGTGTTCGGCTTCGAGGCCGACCCAGATCACATAGCCATAGGTCAGGGCCAGGATCAAGAATCCCACGGCGACGGTGCCGAGGATCAGGGCGAAGCGTTGATTGAGCTTGAGGTTTTGGAGGCGGTGCGAAATATTCATGGGCGTGGGATTCCGGGCGGAGCGCGGCTGGGGATGGAGGTTTATCCCGCCGCGAGGGCGGTTCTCAGCGAGTGGAAAAATTCGGTATGGCGGAACTCCCAATAAAGAGTATCGTCTTGGCGCAGCGCCGGTCCCGCGAAACCCGCGAGGGGCTGGGGTGTCGCGGGGGAATCTTCGGGTTCCACGGCTCCGCGCAAAGCCTGGGGCAAACCGTCGATCAATAAACCGACCGCCGTTTCGCCCTTATCCAAGACCCACAGCGTGCGCCGCCCCGGTGTCGCCAGTCCGGGAAACCACCGCCGCCGTAAATCGAATACCGGCACCACGTCCCCGCGCCGATGGACGATGCCCCGGAACCAAGCCGGGGAATGGGGCAGGACGTAGGGTTCCGGGACCGGCATGGCTTCGGTGGCGATGCCCTGGGGAACCAAGAGTCCGATAGGGCCGATGACGACGCCATAGCGCGGAATCGGAAGACTGGAATCGATGGCGGGACCAGCCGCGCCGGACGGGGCGTGGCCCGGCCATAGGGGAATCAAGGGTGGGTGGATCATGTGTCCTTGCCGAACTTCTGGATGGCACCGACAATGGTATCCGCCGTATAGGGTTTGCAGACATAATCCCCTCCGCCTTGCATTTCGGCCCAGATACGGTCGGCCTCCTGGTTTTTGCTGCTGACGAAAATCACCGGGATATGCCGGGTGGCCGGGTCGCCGTGCAGATCGCGGCAAGCCTGATAACCATCCATTTCCGGCATGACGATATCCATGAAAATCAGGTCGGGCCGGGCTTTATGCGCCAGTTCGACGCCTTCCCGGCCCGAATTCGCCGTGAGTACCTTCAAGCCGATATCACCCAGGATTTGGCCGAGATATTTCCGGTCCACCGGGGAATCGTCGACCACCAATACCGTGCGGATCATGCGGGAACCTTTGTGCCGTGGATTTCAGGGGGATATACCGGACACCGCCAAGGGTTTCGGCGGCGGCGGAACGGATTCTTGGGCGGCACCGCCACGGTGGTCCAGCCATGCGCCCACCCGCCGCAGCAGGGTTTGGAAAGATTCGTGGACGATGGGCTTGACCAGATAGGTGGTACAGCCCGCAATAACCCCTTTCACCTCGTCCATCGGCGAGGATTTCGCCGAGAGCATGATGATCGGGATTTTGCTTTTATAGCGGGTATCTTTGCGGATGGCCTTGCAGGTATCATAGCCATCGATCCCCGGCATCATAATGTCCAGGAAAATCAAATCGTAAAGGGTTTCCCGTTGGATTTTGTCCAGGGCTTCCTCGCCGCTGCCCGCGCAATCCAAAACACTATGGGGCAGCGCCTGCCTTAACTCGATGGCCAGGGCTTTGTGTACCAGCTCGCTATCGTCCACGACCAGGACGCGATAGGCCTGGGCGGGCCGGGACGCGGCGGGTTCCACCCGTGGGGGGGGCGGCTCCCGTTTGGGGTGGGGCGGCGCTTGGAACGCGGGCGTGGAGGCCGGTGCGGGGGGATAGGCGATTTGATCCAACAATTCGACGAAGCGCGCACTGAGGATCGGTTTGGCGATGAAAGGCCGGCCCTGGGCCTGTTGCGGATGCGCCCCGATGAGCACCAGCCGGGATTGGGGCGGATGTTCCGCCAATAGCTTGCCGTGCCGTAACGCTGCGCTGTCGTCGGAGTTGACCAGGAGAATATCGGCCCGCGCCGCATCCGCCGAATCCAGCACGCTATAGCGCCGGTCCCGGGTTTGGGACTGACCCAGGATTTTTTCGAGCTTGAGGGTTTCCAAGGTCGAAAATCCCACAATCGCAACTTCAAGTGACGGAATCCTGTTCATAGCGCAGCCATACCCTTGTTGATCTCGCGATAGGTATTACAGGATCCATGCCAATGAGGCATCTTGGCGACCGGACCGGGTATGTATCGCCTTATGCGTAAAATGTTTCAGATAACAAGCACACCCCCGCCGGGAATGCCAGGTTTCCGGTGGGGTGGAGGAGCGGAATTGTTGGCGGAGCAACAGGCGCTGTTGGATGGCTGTTGGCTGGAAAGCAGTGGGCTTGGACGAGGTGTTAGTCCGCTGTCCGGGATTCACCACGGGGTAAGCAATGCCGGGCCGCGTCCAGCAGCACCTCGATTCCCGCACCGGGTTGATTGCCGCGCTCGCCCAATTGGCGCCGCCAAATCCGCCCGCCCGGCATGCCATGGAACAACCCCAGGATATGGCGGGCGATGCTGTGCAAGCGGGTGCCACGGGCCAGCTCCGCGCCGACATAGGGCAGGAAGGCCTCCAGGATCGCGTGGCGGGACGGGATGGGGTGGTCATCGCCGTAGAACCGGGCGTCGGCCCCGGCCAGCATATACGGGTTGTGGTAGGCCGCCCGGCCGATCATCACGCCATCGAAGCGGGCGAGGCGCGGTTCGGCCTGGTCGAGATCGAGGATGCCGCCATTCAGGATGACCGCGAGGTCCGGGAAATCGGCCTTGACCCGTTCCGCCACGTCGTAGCGCAAGGGCGGGATTTCGCGGTTTTCCTTGGGCGACAAGCCCTTCAGCCAGGCTTTGCGGGCGTGGATGACGAAGGTTTGGCAACCGGCGGCGGCGACCGTGGCGACGAAATGGGCCAGTTCCCCATAGGAATCGCGCTCGTCGATGCCGATGCGGGTCTTGACCGTGACCGGGATCGCGACCGCCGCCCGCATGGCGGCGACGCAATCCGCCACCAATTCCGGCTCGGCCATCAGGCAAGCCCCGAACCGGCCCCGCTGCACCCGGTCGCTGGGGCAGCCCACATTCAGGTTGATCTCATCGTAGCCCCGCGCCGCGGCGATGCGGGCGCAGGCGGCGAGTTCGTCCGGGTCGCAGCCGCCGAATTGCACGGCCAGCGGTTTTTCCCGCGGGTCGAAACCCAATAGCCGGTCCGGGTCGCCATGCAGGATCGCGCCGGTGGTGACCATTTCGGTGTACAAGAGGGCGTGGCGGGAAATCAGCCGCAGGAAATAGCGGCAATGGCGGTCGGTCCAGTCCAACATCGGGGCGATGGACAAGGGACGCCGGAGCGGGGGCGGAAGGCTGGTCATGGTGGGTCGGGTCGGAATGCCGCGCCGGAAGCGGGCCGAAACAAGCAGCCCGCGTCGACGCGGGCCACCGGGGTTGTGGTCGGGTCAGCGGGAACGGTCGGACGGCGGCGGGCCGGCCAGCATCGGCAGGGCCGCCAGGAGTTCCAATTGCCGGATGGCCCGGCGCTGGTTGGCCCAATAGCGGGCCAGCGCCAGCAAGGCCACGGCCAGCGCCGCGAGGCAGCCGTAGAACAGGGTCTTGAGTTCGGCCAGTTCGCCCTTGAGGTCGGTTTTGTGGAGGGCGGTGGCTTGGCCCGCCGCCATGGGTTGGTAGCGCCCATGCTCTTGGCGGGCGGAGTCCAGCCCCAGCGTGGTGCCGGCCCGTTCGGTGTAGGCTTCGAGGGTTTGCAGGTCGCTCTTGAGCGATTCGAAGGCGCGGAGGTCTTCCAGCGCCACCTTGCCGGATTCGACGCTTTTTTCCAGCGCCTTGAGCCGGACTTCGACCGAGTCGGCCAGGAGGGCGTTGAACTTGGTTTGCAGGGCTTCCATGTGCTGGTTGAGGGCGCGGAGCCGGGTGTCGCCGCCGGTGTCCGCCGCCCATTGGGCTTCGAGATGGTTGACGAAGCCCTGGACCTGGAGGAACAGCACCAGCACCGCGGCCAGCAGGATGCCCGCCGCCAGAGCCGCGAAAATCCCGCCGGCGCGTCTTTGTGGCACCGGCAGGGCTTGCCGGACCAGGCCGCGCTGGCCGGACCTGTCAGCCACCACTCGCTTGCCTCGATATTGTTCGTACATTCGGACTTCCCCGTGAGCCGTCGCGGATGGCCGCGTGCCGCGCCCAGGGTGGTTCCATGGGGCCGCCGCCAATTTCGACCGGCAAATATCGCAGAATAGCCTTCATCGGTCAATTAAGGCCCGGGCCGCTTCCAGGGTCCGCTTCATGTCGCGCACGGCGGTGTCCAGTCCGGTCATGACCGCCCGCGCCACGATGGCATGGCCGATGTTCAGTTCGTGGATATTGGGGATGCGGCAGATATCGGCGACATTGTGGTAATGCAGGCCATGGCCGGCATTCACGATCAAGCCGAGTTCCCCGCCCAACCGGGCCGCCGCTTGCAGGCGTTCGAGTTCGCGCCGCCTCGCGCCGGGGCTGGCGGCGTCGGCATAATGGCCGGTATGGAGTTCGATCACGGGAGCGCCCGCCCGCGCCGCCGCTTCGATCTGGCGCGGGTCGGCGTCGATGAACAGGGAGACTTCGATCTCCGCCGCGGCCAGGGCGGCGCAGGCGTCCTTCATGCGGGCGGTGTCGGCGGCGACATCCAGGCCGCCTTCGGTGGTCAATTCGGCGCGTTTCTCGGGCACCAGGCAGCAGGCGGCGGGCCGGACCTTCCGGGCGATGGCGATCATCCCGTCGGTCACGGCCATTTCCAGGTTCAGGCGGCTGTGCAGCATCGCCGCCAGGAGTTCGATATCGCGGTCCTGGATGTGGCGGCGGTCTTCGCGCAGATGGGCGGTGATGCCGTCGGCCCCGGCCTGTTCGGCGATTAGGGCGGCTTGGACGACTTCCGGGTAGCGGGTGTGGCGGGCCTGGCGCAGCGTGGCGATATGGTCGATGTTCACGCCCAGGAGGATGGGGGCTATGGCGTTCATGCGTGCGGTGCTTTCCCTGTGGATGGTTGGAACAGGTCGCGGCTTTTGAGGCCGCGGCCATCGAGATAGTATTGGACGACCCGCCGCATCAGGTGTTTGGCTTCCTTGAGCGCCACCGGGCTTTCCAGGCGGTCGCGGCCCAGGTCCAGCAGGGTCGAACCGTGGATGGCCGCAGGATGGTCGGGCGGACAGGCCACCGGGCCGGATTCGATGTGGTAGGCGTAGGTCCGGGCCGGATCCACGGGCCGGCCGGAACCGGCTTCCCGGTCCAGGCACAGCCCATAGCCCAGGTGTTCCAGCAAGCCGACCTCGAAGCCGCGCAGGGCGGGTTCGGCGGAATCGTCGGCCTGGGCGAGCCGCCCCAGCGTGTCCAGGTACAGCCGGAACACTTCCGGGTAGGGGTCGAGGGGCGGGAGCAGGTACGAGAGCAGTTCGTTCAGGTAGAAGCCGCAGTACAGCGCGGTGCCGCGCAGGGCGAAGGCCTCGCCGCAGGGTTCCGCCGCCGTCAGCACCGGGAGTTCGCCCCGGCCCGTCCACGATAACCGCAAGGGGGCGAAGCATTGCAGGAAGGCCGCGCCTGGGGTGCGACCGCGTTTCGCGCCCTTGGCGAGCAGGTTCAAGCGGCCTTGCGGCTCCGAGAAGATATCCAGCAACAGGCTGGTTTCGCAGTAGTCGCGGCGGCGGAGGATGACCGCGTCCTGGCCGGGTTCATTCGGCATAGCCCAGGCTGCGTAGGGCGCGTTCGTCGTCCGACCAGTTCTC
Encoded here:
- the recO gene encoding DNA repair protein RecO, with the translated sequence MPNEPGQDAVILRRRDYCETSLLLDIFSEPQGRLNLLAKGAKRGRTPGAAFLQCFAPLRLSWTGRGELPVLTAAEPCGEAFALRGTALYCGFYLNELLSYLLPPLDPYPEVFRLYLDTLGRLAQADDSAEPALRGFEVGLLEHLGYGLCLDREAGSGRPVDPARTYAYHIESGPVACPPDHPAAIHGSTLLDLGRDRLESPVALKEAKHLMRRVVQYYLDGRGLKSRDLFQPSTGKAPHA
- a CDS encoding methyl-accepting chemotaxis protein; the encoded protein is MNISHRLQNLKLNQRFALILGTVAVGFLILALTYGYVIWVGLEAEHRAARIETFGNHVVEFSKATEYARRQTRDFQTLYKLEYLEKYDAYLKSARDYLEKLRVEIQDSDRDILKQIAVVLGEYQATFHRNADAIVAYGMTSGSGLRGELHKATQTLENQLLRDKNPALLKFLEVRRYEADYLQNVNEADWKAYEQAAKSLRPALEAADPATRTAFNRYDEVFRQAATTVKRRVEEQLATRATVDRMVPMIERLIALKDRYREDSAQRVKADSRFATWVFVVAMALTALAATGLLLLVSLSIARPVRRLADTVARLDAGDYSARAGLASADELGEFARALDKLLDERVASLAQTEADNKRLNRSVVQLLKAVSELSRHDLSVRVPVTEDIAGPVADALNLLSQEMVKVLRSVTDTSAEVDRTSGVVKDHAHRVMEEAALERREIERTVTELAEAVATMHHIAQLAQAADASTGNASAKTDSALASVGQTVTGIGHIREAIHEAEKRIKRLGERTQEIGGAVNLVGGIAERTHFLALNASMHAAAAGEAGRGFMVVADEVQRLAENSREATTQIDALIRNVQTEMADVVATINTLIGQVVEGSRRAEAAGEHMRDTQEATAELIASIRQIAADTQRQIETMLRLQDQARQVHGRTQATTRQLEEQTRATDRMTERARQLLDTVRVFKLPEAA
- a CDS encoding response regulator; this encodes MIRTVLVVDDSPVDRKYLGQILGDIGLKVLTANSGREGVELAHKARPDLIFMDIVMPEMDGYQACRDLHGDPATRHIPVIFVSSKNQEADRIWAEMQGGGDYVCKPYTADTIVGAIQKFGKDT
- the pdxJ gene encoding pyridoxine 5'-phosphate synthase, with the protein product MNAIAPILLGVNIDHIATLRQARHTRYPEVVQAALIAEQAGADGITAHLREDRRHIQDRDIELLAAMLHSRLNLEMAVTDGMIAIARKVRPAACCLVPEKRAELTTEGGLDVAADTARMKDACAALAAAEIEVSLFIDADPRQIEAAARAGAPVIELHTGHYADAASPGARRRELERLQAAARLGGELGLIVNAGHGLHYHNVADICRIPNIHELNIGHAIVARAVMTGLDTAVRDMKRTLEAARALIDR
- the dusA gene encoding tRNA dihydrouridine(20/20a) synthase DusA; amino-acid sequence: MTSLPPPLRRPLSIAPMLDWTDRHCRYFLRLISRHALLYTEMVTTGAILHGDPDRLLGFDPREKPLAVQFGGCDPDELAACARIAAARGYDEINLNVGCPSDRVQRGRFGACLMAEPELVADCVAAMRAAVAIPVTVKTRIGIDERDSYGELAHFVATVAAAGCQTFVIHARKAWLKGLSPKENREIPPLRYDVAERVKADFPDLAVILNGGILDLDQAEPRLARFDGVMIGRAAYHNPYMLAGADARFYGDDHPIPSRHAILEAFLPYVGAELARGTRLHSIARHILGLFHGMPGGRIWRRQLGERGNQPGAGIEVLLDAARHCLPRGESRTAD
- a CDS encoding chemotaxis protein CheW, with translation MIHPPLIPLWPGHAPSGAAGPAIDSSLPIPRYGVVIGPIGLLVPQGIATEAMPVPEPYVLPHSPAWFRGIVHRRGDVVPVFDLRRRWFPGLATPGRRTLWVLDKGETAVGLLIDGLPQALRGAVEPEDSPATPQPLAGFAGPALRQDDTLYWEFRHTEFFHSLRTALAAG
- a CDS encoding response regulator, producing MGFSTLETLKLEKILGQSQTRDRRYSVLDSADAARADILLVNSDDSAALRHGKLLAEHPPQSRLVLIGAHPQQAQGRPFIAKPILSARFVELLDQIAYPPAPASTPAFQAPPHPKREPPPPRVEPAASRPAQAYRVLVVDDSELVHKALAIELRQALPHSVLDCAGSGEEALDKIQRETLYDLIFLDIMMPGIDGYDTCKAIRKDTRYKSKIPIIMLSAKSSPMDEVKGVIAGCTTYLVKPIVHESFQTLLRRVGAWLDHRGGAAQESVPPPPKPLAVSGISP